The following are encoded together in the Parabacteroides chongii genome:
- a CDS encoding ABC transporter permease: MKIILLAIRSLMRFRLYTVINVLGLALSLACVIIISRYVYSEATTDHFNKNHERMFLSVRHWGDQKQKAVLFTTDNALLKKNYVNPLDIPEIEQRTSFVSISNTEIKVDEKLFKAHILATDTFFLRILDYPLIAGNREQLLSTPQEAVVTQQFARRLFGKENPVGKSFDYNGNILTIKGIIGETETQSSLHFDVLISKALQWRWPPVNYFSIALAHPGVDSKQINEKLKGNFHKAGSKSFFFQVMPLDKLYMDKAIDKGQDTFRQGNADSVKILTFVAILLLVIGVFNFIHISSVVIIKRGRELGMKKVFGARPMQLFIQLYAENWVLTAIALFIGWVFIEITQPIQVNQLDIIATVGATFNLLLTLGLLIGLPLLITLYPFFNYSYRQTIRSLQGITPGKNKIGSRSLFLVAQYVITCCLIISSLFFMKQLDFMLNADLGYRTQDIIKAWFIRPTSQMSYGEEDKKRSEAVSSAIRDAIQASPLFQSFSYGESPYELADDPFSRVKMRAPGGEWHEVLQVKLYKSFFDVYEIPVSADQYPQSEKEVLMNETARKLFSQQGQAPTELETEGYDGVNSLLIKGFTPEFQVVHLSQHNQPIVMTFKDVQNELFYPGKLMASIVPGRRQEAIQFLKELHDKTIGGEFEYTFVEDEISAMYEKDRLVARIYSVFTLISILISSMGLFSLSLFDIQQRYKEIAIRKVNGATVETIINLLLRKYYRLLGLSFIIATPLSWLAITKYMENFANKAPLSWWIFAVAFLITACISLLTLIWQIRKAARTNPAISIKTE, from the coding sequence ATGAAAATAATATTACTTGCTATACGCTCCCTGATGCGTTTCCGCCTGTACACCGTCATCAATGTTCTCGGTCTGGCATTAAGCCTCGCCTGCGTGATCATTATCAGCCGGTATGTTTATAGTGAAGCGACGACCGATCATTTCAATAAGAATCATGAACGGATGTTTCTGAGTGTACGCCACTGGGGAGACCAGAAACAGAAAGCTGTTCTTTTTACGACAGATAACGCACTTCTAAAGAAAAATTACGTCAACCCGCTGGATATTCCGGAGATAGAACAAAGAACCTCCTTTGTCTCCATCAGTAATACGGAAATTAAGGTAGATGAGAAACTATTCAAGGCACATATTCTCGCTACGGATACGTTCTTCCTTCGAATACTCGATTACCCGCTGATAGCTGGTAATCGCGAACAATTGTTAAGTACTCCTCAGGAAGCCGTCGTCACCCAGCAGTTCGCCCGAAGACTGTTCGGCAAAGAGAATCCGGTGGGCAAAAGCTTTGACTACAACGGAAATATACTAACCATCAAAGGCATTATCGGAGAAACGGAAACACAAAGCTCACTCCACTTCGACGTGCTTATATCCAAAGCACTGCAATGGCGTTGGCCGCCGGTCAACTACTTCAGCATCGCTCTTGCGCATCCCGGTGTCGACAGCAAGCAGATCAACGAGAAGCTAAAGGGAAACTTTCATAAGGCTGGTAGCAAATCTTTCTTCTTCCAGGTCATGCCTCTCGACAAGCTCTATATGGATAAAGCCATCGATAAAGGGCAGGATACATTCCGGCAAGGGAATGCCGACAGTGTGAAGATACTCACCTTCGTGGCCATACTCCTATTAGTCATCGGTGTGTTCAACTTCATCCATATCAGCTCAGTCGTCATCATCAAACGTGGGCGGGAACTGGGTATGAAGAAAGTGTTCGGGGCACGCCCCATGCAACTCTTCATCCAACTATATGCAGAGAATTGGGTACTGACCGCCATTGCGCTCTTCATCGGATGGGTGTTCATCGAAATCACGCAGCCGATACAGGTAAACCAGTTGGATATTATCGCCACAGTCGGTGCAACTTTCAATCTATTATTAACACTTGGGCTGCTGATCGGACTGCCATTACTCATTACGCTATACCCGTTTTTCAACTATAGCTACCGGCAAACCATCCGTTCACTGCAAGGAATCACACCCGGAAAAAACAAGATAGGCAGTCGTTCGCTCTTCCTGGTTGCTCAATACGTGATAACTTGTTGTCTGATTATCTCTTCCTTGTTCTTTATGAAGCAACTCGACTTCATGCTGAATGCCGACTTGGGATACCGCACACAAGATATTATAAAGGCTTGGTTCATACGTCCTACTTCCCAAATGAGCTATGGAGAAGAGGACAAAAAACGTTCGGAAGCCGTGTCTTCCGCCATACGGGATGCCATCCAGGCATCTCCCCTCTTCCAATCATTCTCTTATGGCGAAAGCCCGTATGAGTTGGCAGACGATCCGTTCAGCAGGGTAAAGATGCGCGCTCCCGGAGGCGAATGGCACGAAGTGCTTCAAGTGAAGCTCTACAAAAGTTTCTTTGATGTATATGAGATACCGGTTTCAGCAGACCAGTATCCACAAAGTGAAAAAGAGGTGCTGATGAATGAAACTGCCAGGAAACTATTCAGTCAGCAGGGACAAGCACCCACGGAACTGGAAACAGAGGGGTATGATGGTGTCAATTCATTGCTGATAAAGGGTTTCACTCCGGAATTTCAGGTAGTGCATCTCTCCCAGCATAATCAACCGATCGTTATGACTTTCAAAGATGTACAAAATGAATTGTTCTATCCGGGGAAACTCATGGCATCTATTGTACCCGGACGCAGGCAGGAGGCAATTCAGTTCCTGAAAGAACTTCATGATAAGACGATCGGGGGAGAGTTCGAATATACTTTTGTTGAAGACGAGATCAGTGCCATGTATGAAAAGGACCGGCTGGTTGCCCGGATTTATTCGGTCTTTACGTTAATCTCCATCCTCATATCTTCTATGGGATTATTCAGCCTTTCTCTTTTTGATATTCAGCAGCGATATAAGGAGATAGCGATCCGCAAAGTAAACGGGGCGACGGTAGAAACGATCATAAATCTGTTATTACGAAAATATTACAGATTACTGGGATTGTCTTTCATCATCGCTACACCTCTTTCCTGGCTGGCTATCACGAAATATATGGAGAACTTTGCCAATAAAGCACCGTTATCCTGGTGGATTTTCGCTGTAGCCTTTCTTATCACCGCCTGCATATCTTTGCTCACGCTGATCTGGCAGATACGGAAAGCAGCACGGACAAATCCGGCGATATCTATCAAAACAGAATGA
- a CDS encoding ABC transporter permease — MKLLILAIRPLLRFRTYTFVNIIGLALSLACFIIISRYVYSEWQTDHFYPDLDRVFTTIYEDDKHPGELMYSGVSNPNKEKGFNSLLKHPGVECASKMRKEEEISYWSNENEYLGKTLITDSNFFHIARYPLLAGTNTLVKPDEAVITEKLARKIFGKESPIGKQLRLSIGKTVTISGMVGAPATASSIEFDLVISEQLSDWQRMSNHLVRLHPQADYRQINRQYNQFMLMEHWKHSVRYQLYPLSEVYLNKNNYTNYFFRLGNPTHIYVLSIVALMILLVGIFNFINIYSVVILKRGREWGMKKVFGAGSSMMFIQLYLENILMMAFAILLSWVFIEVASPLVQNQLGLTFVTNSTFDLLLNGGILFLLPLFTTLMPFIRYRREAPIVSLRSVSRNGGSVASRKLFLVAQYIITITLIVCSLFFIKQLKFMLDADPGFRIKDVIATRFFQARRTNDFREDWEKERERKKQQREVIQQRLDASPLIEKWTYGPSPIKDKMSGGFKFKVPDGEFKEFTLTFIAPSWLNLFDIKVIEGKAIDPKEEPDLGYDLYLTESGKKLLGITDIQSTDVQPERRLWFSSGTDMDSNPPYRILGVVKDFTPGHWGKFTNPPIIIPHRSDPEESLLVIPVAGRKQEVLHFLEELHKELFGGSFEYSFIEDEHKALYQKDRQLTVVYSVFTLIAILISSLGLFSLSLFDVQQRYREIAIRKVNGATTGVIMRMLLHKYYLLLGIAFVIASPISWLAIHRYLEDFVHKAPISWWLFAVALLITAGISLVTLIWQIRKAARTNPAVAMKAE, encoded by the coding sequence ATGAAACTACTTATACTGGCTATACGCCCTTTATTGCGTTTCCGGACGTACACGTTTGTAAATATCATCGGTTTGGCTTTAAGCCTGGCTTGCTTTATCATCATTAGCCGTTATGTGTATAGCGAATGGCAGACCGACCACTTTTACCCCGATCTGGATCGGGTGTTTACCACCATCTACGAGGACGACAAGCATCCGGGCGAACTGATGTATTCCGGTGTCTCCAATCCCAATAAGGAAAAGGGCTTCAACAGCTTGCTTAAACATCCGGGCGTGGAATGTGCCAGTAAAATGCGAAAGGAAGAGGAGATCAGCTATTGGTCCAACGAGAACGAATATTTGGGAAAGACCCTAATTACCGACAGCAACTTCTTCCACATTGCCCGCTACCCGTTACTGGCCGGTACCAACACGCTGGTCAAGCCTGACGAGGCAGTCATCACAGAAAAACTTGCCCGAAAGATATTCGGTAAAGAGAGTCCTATAGGCAAGCAATTGCGCCTGTCCATAGGAAAGACCGTGACCATCTCCGGCATGGTTGGCGCACCCGCCACAGCCAGCAGTATCGAGTTCGACTTGGTGATTTCCGAACAATTGTCTGATTGGCAGCGCATGAGCAACCATCTGGTTCGTCTCCACCCGCAAGCCGATTACCGGCAAATCAACCGGCAATACAACCAATTCATGTTAATGGAACATTGGAAACACAGTGTCCGTTACCAACTGTATCCCCTGTCAGAAGTGTATCTGAACAAGAACAACTACACCAACTACTTCTTCCGGTTGGGCAACCCGACACATATCTATGTCTTGTCGATCGTGGCGTTGATGATACTTCTGGTGGGTATCTTCAACTTCATCAACATCTATTCCGTGGTTATCCTAAAGAGGGGGCGCGAATGGGGGATGAAGAAAGTGTTTGGTGCCGGTAGTTCGATGATGTTCATCCAATTGTATTTGGAAAATATTCTGATGATGGCTTTTGCCATCCTGCTGAGTTGGGTATTCATCGAAGTGGCCAGTCCACTTGTACAGAATCAATTGGGGTTGACATTCGTTACGAATAGTACCTTCGACTTATTGCTCAATGGCGGGATTCTGTTCCTACTTCCTTTGTTTACCACCTTGATGCCTTTCATACGGTATCGCCGCGAAGCACCAATCGTTTCCCTTCGTTCGGTCAGCCGCAACGGAGGCTCGGTGGCATCGCGCAAGCTGTTCTTGGTGGCCCAATACATCATCACCATCACATTGATTGTCTGCTCGCTTTTCTTTATCAAGCAATTGAAGTTCATGCTGGATGCCGACCCGGGATTCCGTATCAAAGATGTCATTGCCACCCGTTTCTTTCAAGCCAGACGGACCAATGACTTCAGAGAAGATTGGGAGAAAGAGCGTGAACGTAAGAAACAGCAAAGAGAGGTCATCCAACAACGCTTGGACGCTTCCCCGTTGATTGAAAAGTGGACGTATGGCCCCAGTCCGATCAAAGACAAAATGAGCGGCGGATTCAAATTCAAAGTACCTGATGGAGAGTTCAAAGAGTTTACCCTCACGTTTATTGCACCCTCCTGGCTAAACCTATTCGATATAAAGGTAATAGAAGGAAAAGCAATCGATCCGAAAGAAGAACCGGATTTAGGCTACGATTTATACCTCACCGAATCGGGGAAAAAGCTATTAGGCATCACCGACATCCAATCGACCGATGTACAACCGGAAAGACGGCTCTGGTTTTCAAGCGGCACAGATATGGACAGCAATCCTCCATATCGTATCTTGGGGGTTGTCAAAGACTTCACACCGGGCCATTGGGGTAAATTCACTAACCCGCCCATCATTATTCCTCACAGAAGTGATCCCGAAGAGTCGCTTCTGGTAATACCGGTAGCCGGACGCAAGCAGGAGGTTCTGCATTTTCTGGAAGAGCTGCATAAAGAATTGTTCGGAGGTAGTTTTGAGTATTCGTTCATCGAAGACGAGCACAAGGCCCTATATCAGAAAGACCGGCAACTGACGGTGGTCTATTCCGTCTTTACGTTGATAGCCATCTTGATCTCTTCGTTGGGATTGTTCAGCTTGTCGCTGTTCGACGTGCAGCAACGGTATCGCGAAATAGCCATCCGCAAGGTGAACGGGGCAACCACCGGGGTGATTATGCGGATGCTCCTGCACAAGTATTACCTGCTGCTGGGCATTGCCTTCGTGATTGCTTCGCCCATCTCTTGGCTGGCTATCCACCGGTATTTGGAAGACTTCGTCCATAAGGCACCGATTTCCTGGTGGCTCTTTGCCGTCGCCCTGCTGATAACGGCCGGCATCTCGTTGGTTACCCTTATCTGGCAGATACGGAAGGCGGCACGGACCAATCCGGCAGTAGCCATGAAAGCGGAATAA
- a CDS encoding efflux RND transporter periplasmic adaptor subunit, with the protein MDKPIEKKPVYYRYRWHIAGGAAFIILLVYVSIVASGGRKLRTEADNLIIGEALADKFLEYVDVEGVVQPILTIKINAREAGSVERIVAEEGTMMDKGDTILVLNNPDLIRTIDDQRDEWEKQLISYQEKEIEMEQKSLDLQKQTLQTTYELNRLKKSFALDEEEFRMGVKSKAQLEVQRDEYEYKTQSTALQLEGLRHDSAATILRRELMKNDLERERKKFDRAQERMENLIVRAPLAGQLSFVKVTPGQQVQSTEAIAEIKVLDQFKIHTSLSEYYIDRITTGLPATITWQGKKYPLRITKVVPEVKDRNFDVDLVFTGESPDNVRIGKSFRVQVELGQPEEALVIPRGDFFQTTGGQWIYKLNEAGTKARKVNISIGRQNPQQYEITGGLQAGDKVIVTGYSTFGDAEELILK; encoded by the coding sequence ATGGATAAACCTATTGAAAAGAAACCCGTATATTACCGTTATCGCTGGCATATTGCCGGAGGTGCAGCCTTTATTATCCTTTTAGTGTACGTTTCTATCGTTGCCTCGGGAGGAAGGAAACTACGCACGGAAGCCGACAACCTCATCATCGGTGAAGCACTGGCGGATAAATTCCTCGAATATGTTGATGTGGAGGGTGTCGTCCAGCCCATTCTGACCATCAAGATAAATGCCCGGGAAGCCGGTAGTGTCGAGCGTATCGTTGCTGAAGAAGGAACGATGATGGATAAGGGCGACACCATCCTGGTCCTGAACAACCCGGACCTGATACGTACCATCGACGACCAGCGCGACGAATGGGAAAAACAATTGATCTCTTACCAGGAAAAAGAGATAGAGATGGAACAGAAAAGCCTGGATCTGCAGAAACAGACACTGCAAACGACCTACGAGCTGAACCGCTTGAAAAAGAGCTTTGCCCTCGATGAAGAGGAGTTCCGTATGGGTGTGAAAAGCAAGGCACAACTGGAAGTCCAGCGCGATGAATATGAATATAAAACACAAAGTACGGCCCTGCAACTGGAAGGTCTCCGCCACGACAGTGCCGCTACGATCCTCCGCCGTGAACTGATGAAGAACGACCTGGAACGGGAACGAAAGAAGTTCGACCGTGCCCAGGAACGTATGGAGAACCTGATCGTCCGTGCCCCGCTGGCAGGACAGCTCAGTTTCGTTAAAGTAACTCCGGGACAGCAGGTACAAAGCACCGAAGCTATTGCCGAGATCAAGGTACTCGACCAGTTCAAGATTCATACTTCACTCAGTGAATATTATATCGACCGCATCACGACGGGTCTCCCTGCAACGATTACATGGCAGGGAAAGAAGTATCCGCTGCGTATCACCAAAGTTGTACCGGAAGTAAAAGACCGTAATTTCGATGTCGACCTCGTCTTCACCGGCGAATCTCCCGATAATGTCCGTATCGGTAAGAGTTTTCGCGTACAAGTCGAACTGGGACAGCCGGAAGAGGCCTTGGTTATCCCCCGGGGCGATTTCTTCCAGACTACCGGCGGCCAGTGGATCTATAAGCTGAATGAAGCCGGTACAAAAGCCCGCAAAGTAAATATCAGCATCGGTCGTCAGAATCCGCAGCAGTATGAGATCACCGGCGGATTACAGGCGGGAGACAAGGTTATTGTCACCGGATATAGTACTTTTGGCGACGCAGAAGAGTTGATTTTGAAATAA
- a CDS encoding TolC family protein, with product MKQIKSYIVSILLAALATFPAHSQDTLHLTLSETVRIAQEQSPQAIAARHSFRASYWNWRSYRANMLPSLTFTSDPSLNRSISSVTLPDGGESFVHRNQLMIDAGLTINQNIPFTGGSLFVKTALQRLDLFSEKTSSYNSTPVVIGYEQNLFGYNQFKWDRKVEPIRYAESKKNLVETLELVAAQATQQFFQLATAQTNWEIAQYNYANADTLFQYAKGRYNIGTITENEMLQLELNLLTEQTNVMNARIEVDDCIQSLRSYLGINNASELVADVNGEIPHFSVEVKQALELAYANNPEPEYLQRRRLESESAVAQAKASRGFKADLYMQFGLTQTNEKLKEAYRNPLDQQLVTLGIRIPILDWGVGKGKVKVALSNRDKTYTEVEQSRNDFELNVIKMVKQFNLQADKVTIAQKTDQTAQRRNDVAQKLYILGKSSILDLNASISEKDRARREYISALYNYWSLYYGLRSMTGYDFEKNRELTFDYEQLMK from the coding sequence ATGAAACAGATAAAGAGTTACATAGTCTCCATACTCCTTGCCGCACTGGCCACTTTCCCGGCTCACTCGCAGGATACACTACACCTGACCTTGTCAGAGACAGTACGCATCGCTCAGGAGCAATCTCCCCAGGCCATCGCCGCCCGCCATTCTTTCCGGGCTTCTTACTGGAACTGGCGTTCCTACCGGGCAAACATGTTGCCGAGTCTTACTTTCACCTCCGATCCTTCACTGAACAGGTCGATCAGCTCGGTTACCTTGCCCGACGGAGGGGAAAGTTTCGTACATCGCAACCAGTTAATGATAGATGCCGGTTTAACGATCAACCAGAATATTCCATTCACCGGGGGTAGCCTCTTCGTGAAAACCGCTTTACAACGGCTAGACCTGTTTTCAGAAAAAACCAGTTCATATAACAGTACACCGGTAGTAATAGGATATGAACAAAACCTGTTTGGATACAATCAGTTCAAGTGGGATCGAAAAGTCGAACCTATCCGCTATGCCGAATCCAAAAAGAATCTGGTGGAAACACTTGAACTGGTTGCCGCACAAGCAACCCAACAGTTCTTCCAACTGGCTACCGCACAAACTAACTGGGAGATCGCACAATACAACTATGCGAATGCCGACACCCTGTTCCAATATGCCAAAGGACGGTATAATATAGGTACAATCACAGAAAACGAAATGTTGCAACTGGAACTGAACCTGTTGACCGAACAGACCAATGTGATGAATGCCCGCATCGAAGTGGACGACTGCATCCAATCGCTACGTAGTTATCTGGGCATCAACAACGCCTCCGAACTAGTGGCCGATGTCAACGGAGAAATACCTCATTTCAGCGTTGAAGTAAAACAGGCATTGGAACTGGCCTACGCCAATAACCCCGAACCTGAATATCTGCAACGACGTCGACTGGAAAGTGAAAGCGCCGTGGCACAGGCAAAAGCCTCACGCGGTTTCAAAGCCGACCTTTATATGCAATTCGGTTTGACACAGACCAATGAAAAACTGAAAGAGGCCTATCGGAATCCGCTAGACCAGCAACTGGTCACCCTGGGTATACGCATCCCGATCCTCGACTGGGGTGTCGGTAAAGGAAAGGTAAAAGTAGCTCTCAGTAACCGAGACAAGACATACACGGAAGTAGAACAGTCACGCAACGATTTCGAACTGAACGTCATCAAGATGGTCAAACAGTTTAATCTGCAAGCTGATAAAGTGACCATCGCACAAAAGACAGATCAGACGGCTCAACGCAGAAATGATGTGGCACAAAAGTTATACATCCTCGGTAAATCAAGTATTCTCGACCTCAACGCTTCTATCAGCGAGAAAGATCGGGCACGACGAGAGTACATCTCTGCCTTATATAATTACTGGAGCCTCTATTACGGCCTGCGCAGCATGACCGGATACGACTTCGAGAAAAACAGAGAACTGACATTCGATTACGAACAATTAATGAAATAA